GTCCACCTCCCCGAACGGCGGCTCCACCGAGCACAGAAGAGGCACGCTCGGCTTGTGCGCCTACGAGCACCGCTACGCCGCTCGCGGTCGCGGCGGCCACGTAGCAGCGACGCCAACGCCTCGCACCGCGCTCAGCCTCGACGTCGTGGCGCCGGCCGTCGGGTACGTCCGGAGCCCGGAGGAGGCGGACGAGGAGACCGACGACGAGGCGGAGCTGGAGCTCACGCTCGCCgtgggcggcgccggcgccggcgggggAAAGAAGAGGTACTGCGAGTGCCCATCTGGCGGGGAGAGCTTCTCGTCGTCGTCGACGGAGTCCGACGTGCTGCCCACCGGCCGGGAGTGGCGCCAGGCGCGCGGTAAGCCGTACCACAAGAGGAAGTCGGCGACCGGGCTGGACGCGGTGCCGGTGGAGGACGGCATCGAGgttcagccgccgccgctgctgttCCACTGGCTCAGCCTCAGGATGGCATGAGATGAGAGGGAGCAAGAACACATGCATGTCTTCCTGCATGCTCGTAGTGTCAGGGACTCAGGGTGTTGACATGCTACTATTCTTCAGTTGAATGCTTCTGTGTGTTCCAGCTTAGTGATGGATCAGGTCTAGAAATCAATAATtgaccagttgttgaggagaatGTAGGATCCAGTTTCCGAAAGGGGAGGAGAACGTAGGGGCTTTTCCTTTTGAGTTGAAGCTGTAAGTGTGATTACCTTAGTGCAAGTGCCTCTGCTTTCATTGACAGTCAACTTTTCAATCATCAGAATGCCAGACACCAAGAGTTCAGTAAAAACACCCAACTTTCTGAAAGCTTTTCCGGATCAAGTAAACTgaaccagttttttttttcttttgcagacTACAAGGTGCTGTTGATAGAGTGATTGATCCAAACTGGTGCATCCTGAAAGATTCATCACATACACATCAAGCATGTGAAATATAGGCTCATGCAAAGTCTGCATATATTTAAGTGAGGCtgataccatttttttttttttgaggaaatGAATTGTGAATAGCGATTGTTTCTACGATTCGCCATCGAATAGGTCTGGTTTCCTTCAATACCATCGAATAGCGAGTTTTCCTAGTTTTATGCCATTGCCTCGGCAAGCTGTGGACCTAAGTGAGACGTTGTAAAAAGACCATTTTGTCTCTATTTCAGTATGTGAGTAATTTTTCTCATGCAACTGCAAATTATGGGTCACATTTTTATTGTTAATATGCAACAAACAAAAGTTACAAGCAATTATATTTCAACGCTTAGTTTAAAGTTGAAAAAACAAATTGAATATCATATACTGGAATACTAGCAACAGAAAAAACAAGTTGAATACTAGCAACATAAATTTGATCAGTAATTCGCAGTGGCATGAGCAAAATTACCCATGTATAGAAATATGGGCAAAATCGTTTTTTTACAACATTTAACATAGGTCCACATCCTGCCTAATGGAGGTGATGgtataaaaggaaaaaaactcaTTATCTGATAGTATGGAAGGAAAC
The nucleotide sequence above comes from Phragmites australis chromosome 4, lpPhrAust1.1, whole genome shotgun sequence. Encoded proteins:
- the LOC133914111 gene encoding uncharacterized protein LOC133914111 — its product is MRMEQVFRHCDRDTLKMAMLKHEETFRQQVHELHRLYSFQKLLMRDLTSQRNVSTSPNGGSTEHRRGTLGLCAYEHRYAARGRGGHVAATPTPRTALSLDVVAPAVGYVRSPEEADEETDDEAELELTLAVGGAGAGGGKKRYCECPSGGESFSSSSTESDVLPTGREWRQARGKPYHKRKSATGLDAVPVEDGIEVQPPPLLFHWLSLRMA